A region from the Oncorhynchus tshawytscha isolate Ot180627B linkage group LG26, Otsh_v2.0, whole genome shotgun sequence genome encodes:
- the dipk2b gene encoding divergent protein kinase domain 2B — protein sequence MCFLLRCCYSGWVGEKERKREGHRARARREKEKTDEAKTELFVLSFCLRTYQCECVSVCLCMCERICDTCMRVCMQCVVLLSIHPIMPLKRCDPRAVGFVRLTVCVLSWLLCVCWAPIVVEAAGTPPAPQQKALSLQRAFLGLDKCNACVGTSICKKLLKDQIRFDWWMSPDTTLPLAEKQSFPGNLTDDSLSWRPVVLSFLSSPRLHSSSDRSICRSVGRQGPCSIEAVLRVTPRFQSLNQSHLLLPHIVKGLAPPLLRCPSQRLLDRVVRRYAEVVDVGSIQMKHFSERDKLRLLYTLAVNQQPLILQMFPGTEGWPFPRYQGSCGRLMVWASSRPLWGLYGSSRGWEFIQRVDVAYQLLQITQGLGHNSLGFLLYYTRLEEDMFGLLDDQRVFITDASSIGVIDLEQGLPPDPPSQTGSGGDIFSCLGQGASPCHRSPPCSSVRPTQSLTLLCTALLPRLLLTERGAQPTRLPMEGEAEAGRLARDVPLLLGVCADPSQPDWRIMAAVGSLMDLLKPMRPCNPRYTYRYPECRYNQDY from the exons ATGTGTTTCCTGTTGAGGTGCTGCTATTCAGGGTGGgtcggagagaaagagagaaaaagagagggacatagagcgagagcaaggagagagaaagaaaagactgacgAGGCCAAAACTGAGTTGTTTGTATTAAGTTTCTGTCTGAGAACGtatcagtgtgagtgtgtgtcagtatgtctaTGCATGTGTGAACGTATTTGTGATACGTGTATGAGGGTGTGCATGCAGTGCGTGGTCCTTCTCTCCATTCATCCCATCATGCCCCTAAAGCGATGTGATCCGAGGGCCGTGGGTTTTGTGaggttgacagtgtgtgtgttgagttggCTGCTATGTGTGTGTTGGGCTCCAATAGTAGTGGAGGCTGCTGGTACTCCCCCTGCTCCCCAGCAGAAAGCCCTCAGCCTGCAGAGAGCCTTCCTGGGGCTGGACAAGTGCAATGCCTGCGTGGGGACGTCCATCTGCAAGAAGCTCTTGAAGGACCAGATAAG GTTTGATTGGTGGATGTCCCCGGATACCACACTCCCATTGGCTGAGAAGCAGAGTTTCCCAGGGAACCTTACAGATGATTCATTAAGCTGGCGTCCTGTGGTCTTGtcgttcctctcctccccccgtctGCACTCGTCCTCCGACCGTTCAATCTGTCGCTCGGTGGGACGGCAGGGTCCCTGCAGCATCGAGGCCGTCCTCAGGGTCACACCCAGATTCCAGAGCTTGAATCAATCACATCTTTTGCTGCCCCATATTGTGAAG GGTTTGGCACCTCCCCTGCTGCGCTGTCCCTCCCAGAGACTGCTGGACCGCGTTGTGCGCCGCTATGCTGAGGTGGTGGACGTGGGCAGTATTCAGATGAAGCACttctcagagagagacaaactaCGGCTGCTCTACACGCTAGCTGTCAATCAACAGCCTCTCATACTGCAG ATGTTCCCAGGCACCGAGGGCTGGCCATTCCCCCGCTACCAGGGCTCGTGTGGCAGGCTGATGGTGTGGGCAAGCTCCAGGCCTCTGTGGGGCCTTTATGGTTCATCCAGAGGGTGGGAGTTCATCCAGAGGGTGGACGTGGCCTACCAGCTACTCCAGATCACCCAGGGCCTGGGCCACAACAGTCTGGGTTTCCTGCTCTACTACACCAGGCTAGAGGAGGATATGTTCGGCCTGCTGGATGACCAGCGAGTGTTCATCACAGATGCCAGCAGCATAGGGGTCATTGACCTGGAGCAGG GGCTCCCCCCAGACCCTCCCTCCCAAACAGGCTCTGGCGGGGACATCTTCTCCTGCCTGGGTCAGGGTGCATCCCCCTGCCATCGCTCTCCTCCCTGCAGCTCTGTCCGCCCTACCCAGAGCCTCACTCTGCTCTGCACAGCACTCCTGCCCAGACTGCTGCTCACAGAGAGGGGGGCCCAGCCAACCAGGCTACCCATGGAGGGTGAGGCAGAGGCGGGGAGGTTGGCAAGAGACGTGCCCCTGTTGCTGGGTGTGTGTGCAGACCCTAGCCAGCCTGACTGGAGGATCATGGCAGCAGTAGGATCTCTGATGGACCTGCTAAAACCCATGAGGCCCTGCAACCCACGCTACACCTACAGGTACCCAGAGTGCAGATACAACCAAGACTACTGA